One stretch of Candidatus Bathyarchaeia archaeon DNA includes these proteins:
- a CDS encoding arginine--tRNA ligase, translated as MTALKEFVKECESGLLAALDRLYPGSSPKDLRIAEPPSIELGELSSSISFELAKKFGESPLKIAEKLAREISSRDLRLISSVEAVRGYVNFRANYNALAHLIIEEARSKGRDYGKSDAPIRQRVLLEHTSVNPVHPIHIGQARNPVLGDSLARLLRAVGNEVSVHFYIDDTGRQSAIAAYGYQKLGRPKPKGKPDKFIGEIYAITSCLLEVKRLERIIKQPGTSDLEGVGRELEEWRSIAKELEGKYPETFAALSKALSNGDPEVEVEEIIRGYERGEAWAREIVRPAVELCLEGFKETLAKMGICFDSWDWESDLLWSGRVAKVLGELSSSPYVREEGGALILDANRAVDEMELRTILGIGGEEVPPLTLTRSDGTSLYTTRDIAYSLWKFERADRAITVIGSEQSLAQLHLRIALCILGKRELAERYTHFAYGLVELPGHKMSSRRGRAVSLDEVLDEAVRRARQEVLKRSPALGDGEIDRIAQLIGVGAVKYALASVEPNKNVTFAWDRVVNFETNSAPFLQYAHARACNILKKAESGGIRISKPSYELLSGTAERELIIMIGKLPMVVERAAERLAPDLIANYANELASKFNYFYDNFPVIKSEPEELRDARLALVDAFRIALGNALHLLGIEAPGRM; from the coding sequence TTGACAGCCCTTAAGGAGTTCGTTAAGGAGTGCGAAAGCGGGCTCTTGGCGGCGCTGGATCGGCTTTATCCCGGGTCTAGCCCGAAGGACCTCAGGATCGCCGAGCCGCCATCGATCGAGCTTGGCGAACTTTCCTCGTCGATATCGTTCGAATTGGCGAAGAAATTCGGGGAGAGCCCCCTCAAGATAGCAGAGAAGCTGGCGAGGGAGATATCCTCCCGCGACCTTAGGTTGATAAGCTCCGTGGAGGCCGTTAGGGGATATGTGAACTTCAGGGCCAATTACAATGCCTTGGCCCATCTCATAATAGAGGAGGCTAGATCCAAGGGCCGGGATTACGGCAAATCCGATGCGCCCATTCGGCAAAGGGTCTTGCTCGAGCATACGAGCGTAAACCCAGTTCATCCCATCCATATAGGCCAAGCCAGGAATCCTGTGCTTGGGGATTCGCTGGCAAGGCTCCTGAGGGCCGTGGGCAACGAAGTTTCGGTCCATTTTTACATAGATGATACGGGGAGGCAAAGCGCAATAGCGGCCTATGGATATCAAAAGCTTGGGAGGCCCAAGCCCAAGGGCAAGCCCGATAAGTTCATTGGAGAAATATACGCGATCACCTCCTGCCTCTTGGAGGTCAAGAGGCTTGAGAGGATCATCAAGCAGCCCGGGACGAGCGATCTCGAAGGGGTTGGGAGGGAGCTGGAGGAATGGCGTTCCATCGCCAAGGAGCTCGAGGGGAAGTATCCGGAAACGTTCGCCGCGCTCTCGAAAGCCCTATCGAACGGGGATCCGGAGGTCGAGGTCGAGGAGATAATAAGGGGTTATGAACGCGGCGAGGCTTGGGCAAGGGAGATCGTGAGGCCCGCAGTAGAGCTTTGCCTCGAGGGGTTCAAGGAAACCTTGGCCAAGATGGGGATATGCTTCGATAGTTGGGATTGGGAGAGCGATCTGCTCTGGAGCGGGCGCGTGGCCAAGGTCCTAGGGGAGCTCTCCTCCTCCCCCTACGTTAGGGAGGAAGGGGGGGCCCTGATCCTCGATGCGAACAGGGCCGTGGATGAAATGGAGTTGCGCACGATCTTGGGCATAGGGGGTGAGGAGGTCCCGCCGCTGACGCTGACGAGATCCGATGGCACGTCCCTATATACGACTAGGGACATAGCATATAGCCTTTGGAAATTCGAGAGGGCCGATAGGGCCATAACTGTTATAGGCTCAGAGCAAAGCCTCGCCCAGCTACACCTGAGGATAGCGCTTTGCATCCTTGGCAAGAGGGAATTGGCGGAGAGGTATACGCATTTCGCGTACGGGCTCGTTGAGCTACCGGGCCATAAGATGTCGAGCAGAAGGGGGAGGGCGGTAAGTTTGGATGAGGTGCTGGATGAGGCGGTGAGGAGGGCCCGCCAAGAGGTATTGAAGAGGTCCCCGGCGCTGGGCGATGGGGAAATCGATAGGATCGCCCAGCTCATAGGCGTGGGCGCCGTGAAATACGCCTTGGCCTCGGTTGAGCCGAATAAAAACGTGACGTTCGCTTGGGATAGGGTTGTGAACTTCGAAACCAATAGCGCGCCTTTCTTACAATACGCGCACGCTAGGGCCTGTAACATATTGAAGAAGGCCGAGTCGGGCGGGATTCGAATCTCCAAGCCAAGCTATGAACTCCTCTCGGGGACCGCGGAGAGGGAGCTCATAATAATGATCGGAAAGCTCCCCATGGTCGTGGAGAGGGCCGCGGAGAGACTCGCGCCGGATCTGATTGCGAACTATGCCAACGAATTGGCGAGCAAGTTCAATTATTTTTACGACAATTTCCCAGTCATAAAAAGCGAGCCCGAGGAGCTAAGGGATGCCAGGCTCGCCCTAGTGGACGCCTTCAGGATAGCGCTCGGGAACGCCCTCCATCTATTGGGGATAGAGGCGCCCGGGAGGATGTGA
- a CDS encoding glycosyltransferase family 2 protein gives MIICVIPSFNEESTIAEVVEGVKRHCDRVMVIDDGSTDGTSRIAQLHGAEVVRHPFRMGAGGAISTGLKAAVRMGADAILTIDGDGQHDPDEAPRLLRPISSGEADLVIGSRFLGDPSPMPIHKRIGNRAISALTSIASGLRITDSQSGYRAYSRAVAEIVKHSSFGYGWASESIILAAKGGFRVLEVPIRTIYHPKRRRGVGMIDGTKIAYDTLKRVPMKTRKADGL, from the coding sequence TTGATAATATGCGTGATACCCAGCTTCAACGAGGAGTCGACGATAGCGGAGGTGGTGGAGGGCGTAAAGAGGCATTGCGATCGAGTAATGGTCATCGACGACGGCAGCACGGATGGGACCTCTAGGATCGCTCAACTTCATGGCGCGGAGGTCGTGAGGCACCCCTTCAGGATGGGGGCCGGGGGCGCAATATCAACGGGCCTTAAGGCGGCCGTGAGGATGGGGGCCGATGCGATATTGACAATAGATGGGGATGGGCAACACGACCCAGACGAGGCCCCGAGGCTATTGAGGCCCATTTCCTCCGGGGAGGCCGATTTGGTGATCGGGTCTAGATTCTTGGGGGATCCGAGCCCCATGCCGATCCATAAGAGGATCGGGAACAGGGCGATCTCGGCCCTGACATCGATCGCCTCGGGCCTAAGGATAACGGATTCCCAATCCGGATATAGGGCATATTCTAGGGCCGTAGCGGAAATCGTTAAGCACTCCTCCTTTGGATATGGTTGGGCATCCGAATCCATAATCCTTGCCGCTAAGGGCGGATTCAGGGTGCTCGAGGTACCGATAAGGACAATTTATCACCCAAAGCGCAGGAGGGGGGTTGGGATGATCGACGGGACAAAGATCGCTTACGATACCTTAAAAAGAGTCCCCATGAAGACTCGGAAAGCTGATGGGCTTTGA
- a CDS encoding lysylphosphatidylglycerol synthase transmembrane domain-containing protein, translated as MDSRWPALKLILSGVLGAAIFGALLAYVGFDKILRAFSPTSPALLLPCVAMNLASYWLRGIRWRLILGPGGSHLRSRDLFPAVVLGHFINSLIPIRVGEIARAALVSKRSGVNIFSGLSSIAAEKVLDVLSVICLASAPILLSPRGLELPPQLLAFAQALSAISAIALLAMPFAVRRRELLRRLFQGPLTRLPRIGRKIALAMESMIDGLSGMASLGSLSSAIALSFAIWALYALVGAAFLRAYGLGLPLSLSLLGMMVFTLSFALPAPPGYAGTFEFFWLLAFVPLGVGADEALAIGFAFHIFSLVLISALGSMVASWAGVSVADLASLKALDVDSRNPRNRDYKR; from the coding sequence ATGGATTCGCGATGGCCCGCCCTTAAGCTCATCCTATCCGGAGTCTTGGGCGCGGCCATCTTTGGAGCGCTCTTGGCCTATGTGGGCTTCGATAAGATCCTCAGAGCCTTCTCCCCCACCTCCCCGGCCTTGCTCCTCCCCTGCGTCGCGATGAACCTCGCATCCTATTGGCTTAGGGGGATAAGGTGGAGGCTCATACTGGGGCCGGGGGGGAGCCATTTGCGATCCCGGGACCTATTCCCGGCGGTCGTCCTAGGGCATTTCATAAACTCCCTGATACCGATCAGGGTTGGGGAGATCGCTAGGGCGGCCCTCGTGAGCAAGCGTTCGGGCGTGAACATATTCTCGGGCCTCTCCTCGATAGCGGCCGAGAAGGTGCTCGATGTCCTCTCCGTCATCTGCCTAGCCTCGGCGCCTATACTCCTCTCGCCGAGGGGGTTGGAGCTCCCCCCTCAGCTCCTCGCCTTCGCACAAGCCCTGAGCGCGATATCGGCGATCGCCCTGTTGGCGATGCCATTCGCGGTTAGGAGGAGGGAGCTTTTGCGAAGGCTCTTCCAAGGGCCCTTGACGAGATTGCCGAGGATAGGCCGGAAGATCGCGCTGGCCATGGAATCGATGATCGATGGCCTCTCCGGCATGGCTTCCCTGGGCTCGCTCTCCTCGGCCATAGCCCTTTCGTTTGCCATCTGGGCGCTCTACGCCTTGGTCGGCGCGGCGTTCCTAAGGGCTTACGGGCTGGGGCTCCCGCTGAGCTTATCGTTGCTGGGCATGATGGTCTTCACGTTATCCTTCGCCCTTCCAGCGCCGCCGGGCTACGCTGGGACGTTCGAGTTCTTTTGGCTCTTGGCATTCGTCCCATTAGGGGTTGGGGCGGATGAGGCATTGGCCATAGGCTTCGCATTCCACATATTCTCCCTCGTACTGATATCGGCGCTGGGCTCCATGGTGGCCTCTTGGGCCGGGGTGAGCGTTGCGGATTTGGCATCGCTCAAGGCCCTCGATGTCGATTCGCGCAATCCCCGGAATCGCGATTATAAGCGTTAA
- a CDS encoding glycerate kinase, which produces MRRIANWVEIAKGNAESMALDILEEGLRAADPFLSVREALSSLMGYIETFERIVVIGFGKASIGMALACEESLGDRISEGAIIAPKGSIAGEKPKRIEVLEGTHPIPSELNLRSAERLLSISKGLSNRDLVITLISGGGSALFTYPAPGITLEDKREATKLLLAAGATIQEINCIRKHISSVKGGQLVRHLHPARILGLILSDVVGDDVSSIASGPTSPDPSTYGDAWAILERCLLIDRIPRNVLKRIKMGLEGSIPDTPKPGDPIFEGVRNIIVANNMRALSAMAMRAKSHGLKAMIATSYLEGEAREVGKVMGSIAKQIRHRGQPLSPPCAILFGGETTVTLRGKGRGGRNQELALSVAISIAGLRDTWFASIGSDGVDGVTDAAGAIVSGTTFEEALRRGLDPIKYLDDNDSHTILKELGRLIYTGPTGTNVNDLAILLVLAGGTANPPASASPNSQRSDRATGLMGPFPLHEQEREDYIARATWDPNRKK; this is translated from the coding sequence ATGAGAAGGATCGCCAATTGGGTGGAAATCGCCAAGGGCAATGCCGAGTCCATGGCCTTGGATATTTTGGAGGAGGGATTAAGGGCGGCGGATCCGTTCCTATCAGTTCGCGAGGCCCTCTCGAGCCTGATGGGGTATATAGAGACGTTCGAAAGGATCGTAGTCATAGGCTTTGGGAAGGCCAGCATCGGGATGGCCTTGGCATGTGAGGAGTCCTTGGGCGATAGGATCTCGGAGGGCGCGATAATAGCGCCGAAGGGATCGATCGCCGGCGAAAAACCCAAGAGGATCGAGGTCCTAGAGGGGACCCATCCGATCCCGAGCGAGCTCAATCTGAGATCGGCCGAGCGCCTCCTCTCGATATCGAAGGGCCTCTCGAATAGGGACCTCGTCATAACGTTGATATCGGGCGGGGGCTCGGCCCTGTTCACATACCCAGCGCCCGGGATAACGCTGGAGGATAAGAGGGAGGCGACCAAGCTCCTCTTGGCGGCCGGCGCGACGATACAGGAAATAAACTGCATCAGGAAGCATATATCATCGGTGAAGGGGGGGCAGCTGGTTAGGCATTTACATCCGGCGCGCATCTTGGGGCTAATCCTATCCGATGTGGTCGGCGATGATGTGAGCTCCATAGCCTCGGGCCCGACCTCACCGGACCCATCCACATACGGGGATGCATGGGCCATATTGGAGAGATGCCTCTTGATCGATAGGATTCCTAGGAACGTGCTGAAGCGAATCAAGATGGGGCTGGAGGGGAGTATCCCAGATACCCCGAAGCCCGGGGATCCCATATTCGAAGGCGTCAGGAATATTATCGTGGCGAATAACATGAGGGCCCTCTCCGCAATGGCGATGAGGGCGAAATCGCATGGCTTGAAGGCTATGATAGCGACCTCCTACTTGGAGGGGGAGGCTAGGGAGGTTGGCAAGGTGATGGGCTCGATCGCAAAGCAGATCAGACATCGAGGGCAACCCCTGAGCCCCCCATGCGCTATTTTGTTCGGCGGGGAGACCACGGTGACGCTTAGGGGAAAGGGGAGGGGGGGAAGGAATCAGGAATTGGCGCTCTCGGTCGCTATCTCGATCGCGGGCTTGAGGGATACTTGGTTCGCCTCCATTGGGAGCGATGGGGTGGATGGCGTCACCGATGCGGCCGGGGCCATCGTGAGCGGTACGACCTTCGAGGAGGCCTTGAGGAGGGGATTGGATCCGATTAAATATCTCGATGACAACGATTCCCATACGATCCTGAAGGAGCTCGGGCGCCTCATATATACCGGCCCGACGGGGACCAATGTGAACGACTTGGCGATACTCTTGGTCTTGGCTGGAGGGACGGCGAATCCACCGGCCAGCGCCTCGCCGAACTCCCAAAGAAGCGATCGGGCGACCGGGTTAATGGGCCCCTTCCCCCTTCACGAACAGGAGCGGGAAGACTATATCGCTCGTGCAACATGGGACCCAAACCGCAAGAAATAG
- a CDS encoding DUF2304 domain-containing protein, whose product MIEPYGILAALLGALMMAISIREYLRDKLSTGSFLAWMAIWAAIFLTGLFPRLYSWVVAALGMATPIHFVTTFSIILLFAIVYQLNKKLDEVNFKLNSMAQELALRDLDRDRSGDRSA is encoded by the coding sequence TTGATCGAGCCCTATGGGATCCTCGCCGCCTTGCTCGGAGCCCTAATGATGGCGATATCGATCAGGGAGTACTTGAGGGATAAGCTATCCACAGGCTCATTCTTGGCATGGATGGCAATATGGGCCGCCATCTTCTTGACCGGCCTATTCCCCCGCCTCTACTCTTGGGTGGTGGCCGCGCTCGGGATGGCGACGCCGATACATTTCGTCACGACCTTCTCCATAATTCTCCTATTCGCCATCGTTTATCAATTGAACAAGAAGCTCGATGAGGTCAACTTCAAGCTTAACTCCATGGCCCAAGAGCTTGCCCTGAGGGATCTCGATCGCGATCGGTCGGGGGACCGCTCGGCTTAA
- a CDS encoding glycosyltransferase family 4 protein, producing the protein MGLRICLVNTFFPPWRGGAEYFTYGLAKELAKGGDEVAVLCAHHPLSPGKCEVDGIEVIRLRTSGWLYGVPIIPGLLKAILSKGSDLIHCNFPNPYNASISSLASSLSDTPSILTWHNDLPPVTAAASLLTALHDNLLSVAYLRRFYRIVATTRRYSMISPILNRFREKVRIVWNGVDCARFKPSIDGSWVRSKFGFEDRKVVLFVGALTKWHGYKGLDILLRALALARGKDPEIRLLVVGEGHLKPAYMRLASDLGIGEIVAFAGDVSDDELPSYYACSDVLVLPSKDSSEGFGLAILEAGACGKPVIASRVGGLPEVVEDGGNGLLVPPNDEWALSEAILKVLGDEELARRMGKRGRELAEARDWSKVAGAYRAIYEEALEEWAG; encoded by the coding sequence GTGGGCTTGAGGATCTGCCTCGTGAATACCTTCTTCCCCCCTTGGAGGGGAGGAGCCGAATACTTCACCTATGGCTTGGCCAAGGAGTTGGCCAAGGGCGGGGATGAAGTAGCGGTCCTTTGCGCCCATCACCCCCTAAGCCCAGGGAAATGCGAGGTCGATGGGATCGAGGTGATCAGGCTCAGGACCTCGGGATGGCTATATGGGGTACCTATAATCCCCGGCCTGCTGAAAGCCATCCTATCCAAGGGATCAGATTTAATCCACTGCAATTTCCCGAACCCCTATAACGCCTCGATCTCATCCTTGGCCTCCTCGCTATCCGATACGCCCTCCATCTTGACGTGGCACAACGATCTACCGCCCGTGACGGCGGCGGCCTCGCTATTGACGGCCCTCCACGATAACCTCCTCTCAGTGGCGTACCTCCGGCGCTTCTATAGGATCGTGGCCACGACGAGGAGGTACTCGATGATTTCCCCAATACTGAATAGATTTCGCGAAAAGGTGAGGATCGTTTGGAACGGCGTGGATTGCGCGAGGTTCAAGCCATCGATCGATGGGAGCTGGGTGAGGTCAAAATTCGGGTTCGAGGATCGCAAAGTGGTGCTTTTCGTCGGGGCTCTGACAAAATGGCATGGCTACAAGGGCTTGGATATATTATTGAGAGCCCTCGCGTTGGCGAGGGGGAAGGATCCGGAGATAAGGCTTTTGGTGGTCGGAGAGGGTCATCTAAAGCCTGCATATATGCGGCTCGCCTCCGACTTGGGGATTGGGGAGATCGTTGCCTTCGCCGGGGATGTGAGCGACGATGAGCTCCCGAGCTATTACGCCTGCTCGGATGTTTTAGTCCTCCCCAGCAAGGATTCATCCGAGGGATTCGGGTTGGCCATATTGGAAGCGGGGGCATGCGGAAAGCCCGTGATCGCCTCTAGGGTGGGGGGCCTGCCGGAGGTCGTCGAGGACGGGGGGAACGGGTTGCTGGTCCCGCCCAATGATGAATGGGCCCTATCCGAAGCGATCCTCAAGGTACTTGGGGATGAGGAGCTAGCGAGGAGAATGGGGAAGCGCGGCAGGGAACTGGCCGAGGCTAGGGATTGGTCCAAGGTGGCCGGGGCCTATAGGGCGATCTATGAGGAAGCATTGGAGGAGTGGGCCGGTTGA